One Lucilia cuprina isolate Lc7/37 chromosome 4, ASM2204524v1, whole genome shotgun sequence DNA segment encodes these proteins:
- the LOC111679877 gene encoding GATA zinc finger domain-containing protein 14, whose protein sequence is MLNGKFFTGLPPKMIDRGGTGGRNRMESHFFWPDDTKVDTAVESRIKRRNSVQLANTERPLYEKQTSVADIDVDTKKRFSKEFSQSSIQFYDNLNDNRSNSRRSMLRNSVGNKKMEIAEKPTKTKLELPESIVDEAYTTAKKKQAYTSKIEFYDYVNDREEPQNNRNNLRKPKMDMNDKREMELNSKNSPKLQVKRDVRSLSEEKEQRKINNREVNAVERSSNDYYNRRERDMILNNEERYLKSRRSVEPRTNVSPKRGLAKTTNNYLQRYSSERDIYREPSFERRKPSYYENTRETRDYRRDAATPERYENRRFSQRDEILEDNSYYRRERDEPIRINRNNNRQYYDPPEEKDVEYQHEEEIRSRMRNVHLKSPPIRKQYFPPEEYYDDEPQQHYYRHNDQNKTPTTRGSSHQRIDYNEREDNEVDLPYENYNSNKRLNNNNSSINKINNQIQQRPESAPTSPPPSDAESINATKSQKHLRSSLCFNNGEIIGANDATQSPTSTSQYPTQRRNARSSATQRVSVGLPD, encoded by the coding sequence atgttaaatggaaaattttttacgGGTCTACCACCCAAAATGATTGATCGTGGTGGTACTGGTGGTCGTAATCGTATGGAATCGCATTTCTTTTGGCCCGATGACACTAAAGTGGACACGGCCGTTGAAAGTCGCATCAAACGGAGAAATAGTGTACAATTGGCAAACACTGAAAGACctttgtatgaaaaacaaacaTCTGTGGCTGATATCGATGTGGATACTAAGAAAAGATTTAGCAAGGAATTTTCTCAATCTTCTATACAATTTTACGACAATTTGAATGACAATCGTTCAAACTCAAGACGATCAATGCTAAGAAATTCTGTGGGAAACAAGAAAATGGAAATAGCTGAAAAgccaactaaaacaaaactggaACTGCCCGAAAGTATAGTGGATGAAGCCTATACTACTGCCAAGAAGAAACAAGCCTATACATCAAAAATAGAGTTTTACGATTACGTCAACGACAGAGAGGAACCACAAAATAATCGCAATAATTTGCGAAAACCAAAAATGGATATGAACGATAAACGAGAAATGGAATTGAATTCAAAGAACAGTCCCAAATTACAAGTAAAACGTGATGTCAGAAGTTTGAGCGAAGAAAAAGAACAACGAAAAATTAATAATCGGGAGGTTAATGCTGTGGAGCGATCATCAAATGATTATTATAATCGAAGGGAAAGAGATATGATTCTCAATAATGAAGAGCGTTATTTAAAAAGCAGAAGATCGGTTGAACCCAGAACGAACGTAAGTCCTAAGAGAGGTTTGGCAAAAACCACTAATAATTATCTACAACGTTATTCTAGCGAGAGGGACATTTATAGAGAACCCTCGTTTGAGAGACGTAAGCCATCATATTACGAAAATACCAGGGAAACGAGAGACTATAGAAGAGATGCTGCAACACCAGAAAGATATGAAAATCGTAGATTTTCACAAAGAGATGAAATTTTAGAAGATAATTCGTATTACAGAAGAGAAAGAGATGAACCCATAAGAATTAATCGAAACAATAATAGACAATATTACGATCCACCCGAGGAAAAAGATGTTGAATACCAACATGAAGAGGAAATAAGAAGTAGAATGCGAAATGTACATTTAAAATCACCACCAATacgaaaacaatattttccaCCAGAGGAGTATTACGATGACGAACCACAGCAACATTATTATCGCCACAATGACCAAAATAAAACACCCACTACTCGCGGAAGTTCTCATCAGCGTATTGACTATAATGAACGTGAAGACAATGAAGTTGATTTGCCATATGAGAACTATAATTCCAACAAAAgacttaacaacaacaattcatctattaataaaataaataatcaaattcAACAGAGACCAGAATCAGCTCCAACATCTCCTCCGCCCAGCGATGCTGAATCAATTAATGCAACTAAGTCTCAAAAACATTTGCGCAGCAGTCTTTGTTTTAATAATGGAGAAATTATTGGAGCAAATGATGCGACCCAGTCGCCCACATCAACATCACAGTATCCAACACAAAGACGCAATGCTCGCAGTTCGGCAACTCAACGCGTCAGTGTAGGTTTACCAGATTGA